In Flavobacterium sp. CS20, a single window of DNA contains:
- a CDS encoding DUF4254 domain-containing protein, with protein MISEKANSIFKAVIQKYHIKDDVDQDFQNPYDADKDLLSHLLYRKCWIDTVQWHYEDIIRDPEITPKDALVIKRKIDASNQDRTDTVEYIDSYFLEKYKSVKVKDNAKINTESPAWGIDRLSILSLKIYHMREEAERQDASMDYRQKSQDKLDVLLEQRRDLSTAIDQLLEDIANGDKYMKVYKQMKMYNDDEMNPVLRNRK; from the coding sequence ATGATTTCAGAAAAAGCCAACTCAATATTCAAAGCAGTAATTCAAAAATATCACATCAAAGACGATGTTGATCAAGATTTTCAAAACCCTTATGATGCGGACAAAGATTTGTTGTCTCACTTGCTTTATAGAAAATGTTGGATAGATACTGTACAGTGGCATTACGAAGACATCATTCGCGATCCTGAAATCACACCCAAAGACGCTTTAGTCATCAAAAGAAAAATCGACGCATCAAATCAAGACCGAACCGATACCGTGGAATACATTGATAGCTATTTTCTTGAAAAATACAAATCCGTTAAAGTTAAAGATAATGCTAAAATCAACACCGAAAGTCCAGCTTGGGGCATTGACCGCTTGTCTATTCTATCTTTAAAAATCTACCACATGCGTGAAGAAGCCGAGCGTCAAGACGCCAGTATGGATTATCGTCAAAAAAGCCAAGACAAACTCGATGTTTTACTTGAACAACGCCGAGACTTATCTACAGCTATCGACCAATTGCTCGAAGATATTGCTAACGGAGATAAATACATGAAAGTCTATAAACAGATGAAAATGTATAACGACGATGAGATGAATCCTGTTTTGAGAAACCGCAAATAA
- a CDS encoding DUF3332 domain-containing protein, with product MKRNLIIAGTLSLSLLSSSCLGSFNAFNNLKDWNMQVSNSKFVNNAIFWGLNIVPVYGLFFLGDALIFNVLEFWTGSNPIAMAEGETETQIANVDGQKVKMTAQKNQFKIEVLEGEKQGKIVEMVYTPENKTWNAKDGNKLIKLASFKDGFYMVYTPGGDQIKLDANASQSHNNLILNQKLDTYQKSLWAKQ from the coding sequence ATGAAACGTAATTTAATTATTGCTGGTACTTTATCATTATCATTGTTGTCATCAAGTTGTTTGGGCTCATTCAATGCTTTTAACAATCTAAAAGATTGGAATATGCAAGTCTCAAATTCAAAATTTGTTAATAATGCAATTTTTTGGGGCTTAAATATTGTGCCTGTTTATGGGCTTTTCTTTTTAGGAGATGCCTTGATTTTTAATGTCTTAGAATTTTGGACAGGTAGTAATCCTATAGCTATGGCTGAAGGTGAAACTGAAACCCAAATCGCCAATGTGGACGGACAAAAAGTTAAAATGACGGCTCAAAAAAATCAATTTAAAATTGAAGTTTTAGAAGGCGAGAAGCAAGGTAAGATTGTTGAAATGGTTTATACCCCAGAAAACAAAACTTGGAATGCCAAAGACGGCAATAAACTGATTAAATTAGCGAGTTTTAAAGACGGTTTCTATATGGTTTATACTCCAGGTGGCGACCAAATTAAACTTGATGCCAATGCATCTCAGAGTCATAACAACCTGATTTTGAATCAAAAATTAGATACTTATCAAAAAAGCCTTTGGGCAAAACAATAA
- a CDS encoding S8 family serine peptidase has translation MTLKHITSVSSLAISTLLLISCGSTGPKIVSTPIENIDTQPRKTTELTEDQKKSWAHLDLVNDTIPGMSVEKAYIELIKNYEGKNVIVAVLDSGIDIEHEDLSPVIWTNKDEVAGNNVDDDKNGYVDDIHGWNFLGDVVGENLEMTRIIKAHRDQFEGKTADQIPAAQKDEFELYKKAKAEYEKEVQQAQANVARYQGLLQQLNASNATVSKALGKEKFTKEEVAAMKAETESLQQSKQFMLFVLNNVGDDVEEAKKQIQGGVDYFKGRMDTHFNLDKDFRAEKLGDNPDDMSTKYYGNNQVMGPDPKKEDVLHGTHVAGIIGAVRNNGLGMKGVAEKVSIMPIRAVPDGDEYDKDIALGIRYAVDNGAKIINTSFGKYYSTHPDWVVDAIKYAADNDVLIVNLAGNEGLDLDKNRVYPNDEWPGQSQEIANNFVNVGAMTSEYGSNMIASFSNYGQGSVDVFAPGAEIYATVPNNEYKFLSGTSMASPNVAGVAAVIRSLFPKLTATQVKSVILDSGLSPNTEVILSGDSSKVKPFAEISETGNMVNLYNAIILASKMNKS, from the coding sequence ATGACACTTAAACACATTACCTCAGTATCAAGTTTAGCTATTAGCACTTTGCTATTAATAAGCTGTGGGTCAACAGGCCCTAAAATTGTTTCAACCCCAATTGAAAATATAGATACACAACCACGGAAAACCACAGAGCTAACTGAAGACCAAAAGAAATCTTGGGCACATTTAGACTTGGTCAATGATACTATCCCTGGCATGAGTGTTGAAAAAGCCTACATCGAATTGATCAAAAATTACGAAGGAAAAAATGTGATTGTAGCTGTTCTTGATAGCGGGATAGATATAGAGCACGAAGATTTAAGCCCAGTAATTTGGACAAATAAAGACGAAGTGGCAGGCAATAATGTAGATGATGACAAAAACGGTTATGTAGATGACATTCACGGTTGGAATTTTCTCGGTGATGTTGTCGGTGAAAATCTAGAAATGACCAGAATTATTAAAGCACATCGAGACCAATTTGAAGGCAAAACGGCTGACCAAATCCCAGCTGCTCAAAAAGATGAGTTTGAACTCTACAAAAAAGCAAAAGCCGAATATGAAAAAGAAGTCCAACAGGCACAAGCCAATGTTGCTCGTTATCAAGGTCTTTTGCAACAACTCAATGCGTCTAATGCTACTGTAAGTAAAGCCTTAGGTAAAGAAAAATTTACCAAAGAAGAGGTTGCTGCGATGAAAGCCGAAACCGAAAGTCTTCAGCAAAGCAAGCAATTTATGCTCTTTGTTTTGAATAATGTTGGCGATGATGTAGAAGAAGCCAAAAAGCAAATTCAAGGTGGAGTAGATTATTTTAAAGGTAGAATGGACACTCACTTCAATTTAGACAAAGACTTTAGAGCAGAAAAACTTGGCGATAACCCAGATGATATGTCCACCAAATATTATGGTAATAACCAAGTAATGGGACCAGATCCTAAAAAAGAAGATGTTCTTCACGGCACACACGTTGCAGGAATTATAGGTGCGGTCAGAAACAATGGTCTTGGAATGAAAGGCGTTGCTGAAAAAGTAAGCATTATGCCAATCAGAGCTGTCCCCGATGGTGATGAATATGACAAAGATATTGCTCTAGGTATTCGTTATGCGGTTGATAATGGTGCAAAAATTATCAATACCAGTTTTGGAAAGTATTATTCTACACATCCTGATTGGGTCGTTGATGCTATAAAATACGCTGCTGACAATGATGTATTGATTGTTAATCTTGCGGGCAATGAAGGTTTAGATTTAGATAAAAATCGCGTTTATCCGAATGATGAATGGCCTGGACAATCTCAAGAAATAGCCAATAACTTTGTCAATGTTGGTGCAATGACTTCTGAATATGGCTCAAATATGATTGCAAGTTTTTCTAATTACGGTCAAGGTAGCGTTGATGTATTTGCACCAGGTGCAGAAATTTATGCCACAGTGCCAAACAATGAGTATAAATTTTTATCTGGAACATCAATGGCATCACCTAATGTTGCTGGTGTTGCAGCAGTTATCCGCTCTTTATTTCCAAAATTGACTGCTACGCAAGTTAAATCGGTGATTTTAGATAGTGGTTTATCTCCAAATACAGAAGTGATTTTAAGCGGTGATTCAAGTAAAGTTAAACCTTTTGCTGAAATTTCTGAAACAGGTAATATGGTTAACCTTTACAACGCTATCATTTTAGCTAGCAAAATGAATAAGTCTTAA
- a CDS encoding inorganic diphosphatase: MTFDVLIEIPKGSRNKYEYDFKLKKIRYDRMIFSSMMYPADYGFVPQTLALDGDPLDVLVLVTEPTFPGCVMEVKPIGVFHMTDEKVPDEKIICVPVSDPISSKVNDLKELNPHLIQEIEHFFQVYKDLEKKKVDVGGWGDVNKAIQIVKLCEERYYKDLEKRKL; the protein is encoded by the coding sequence ATGACATTTGATGTTCTTATAGAAATTCCCAAAGGCAGTCGTAATAAATACGAATACGACTTCAAACTCAAAAAAATCCGTTACGATCGCATGATATTTTCTTCGATGATGTATCCAGCCGATTACGGTTTTGTGCCTCAAACTTTAGCTTTAGACGGCGACCCTTTAGATGTTTTGGTTTTGGTTACTGAACCTACGTTTCCTGGCTGCGTTATGGAAGTTAAACCCATTGGTGTCTTTCACATGACGGACGAAAAAGTACCTGACGAAAAAATTATTTGCGTGCCAGTGAGCGATCCTATTTCTTCAAAAGTCAACGACCTTAAAGAACTCAATCCGCATCTTATTCAAGAAATAGAACACTTCTTTCAAGTCTATAAAGATTTAGAAAAAAAGAAAGTTGATGTAGGTGGTTGGGGCGATGTCAATAAAGCCATACAAATTGTAAAACTATGCGAAGAACGTTACTATAAAGATTTAGAAAAAAGAAAGTTATAA
- a CDS encoding sodium-translocating pyrophosphatase gives MESNVIYIPIILALVGLIFMLIKMFWVKKQNPGSDRMQDLSKSIKEGALAFLNAEYRLLAGFVVIAGIALYVISLNVETTSWMIVPAFIIGAIFSALAGNIGMRIATDANARTAEVAKTSLPKALKVSFSGGTVMGLGVAGLAVLGLSLIFSFFLGQFMSESGDFYTQMTIVLETLAGFSLGAESIALFARVGGGIYTKVADVGADLVGKVEAGIPEDDPRNPATIADNVGDNVGDVAGMGADLFGSYVATVLAAMVLGNYVIKDMSSVTQFTDLFNNMGLILLPLVIAGVGVLASIIGTFFVRISSNDAREKQVQRSLDIGNWFAIGLTLVASWFLIQWMLPETIDMNFFGEGSKAIPSRHVFYACMIGLAVGALISFVTAHYTSLGKKPVLDIVKNSSTGLATNIIAGLAVGMKSTFWSVLLFAVTIYGSYALAGFYGVALAASAMMDTTAMQLAIDAFGPIADNAGGVAEMSELDDIVRERTDILDSVGNTTVAVGKGFAIASLALTALALFATYVTFTGIDGINIFKADVLAMLFVGGMVPVVFSALAMKSVGKAAMEMVKEVRRQFKEIPGIMEGKAKPEYAKCVDISTKATLKEMVLPGLLTIISPIIIGFLFGAEPLGGYMAGVCVSGVMWAIFQNNAGGAWDNAKKSFEAGVEIDGKMTYKGSDAHKAAVLGDTVGDPFKDTSGTSMNILIKLTCLIGLVMAPLLSETDHKQVNTVGSDEQTDKKEVVLTKDEVTAKVILK, from the coding sequence ATGGAATCTAACGTGATATACATTCCTATTATCTTAGCCCTAGTCGGGCTTATTTTTATGCTCATTAAAATGTTTTGGGTCAAAAAACAAAATCCTGGCAGTGATCGTATGCAAGACCTGTCAAAAAGTATCAAAGAAGGTGCTTTGGCTTTTCTCAATGCCGAATATCGCTTACTTGCAGGTTTTGTAGTTATAGCGGGAATTGCCCTGTATGTCATTTCTTTAAACGTAGAAACAACAAGCTGGATGATTGTTCCTGCTTTTATTATTGGAGCTATTTTTTCTGCACTCGCAGGAAATATTGGAATGCGTATTGCAACTGACGCTAACGCCCGAACTGCAGAAGTCGCCAAAACCAGTTTGCCCAAAGCCTTAAAAGTTTCCTTTTCAGGAGGAACAGTTATGGGACTTGGTGTAGCGGGATTAGCCGTGTTAGGTTTAAGTTTGATTTTTTCATTTTTCTTAGGTCAATTTATGTCCGAAAGCGGTGATTTTTATACACAAATGACGATTGTATTAGAAACCTTAGCAGGTTTCTCACTTGGAGCAGAGTCTATCGCTCTATTTGCAAGAGTTGGTGGTGGTATTTATACCAAAGTCGCCGATGTTGGTGCTGATTTAGTCGGTAAAGTTGAAGCAGGTATTCCTGAAGATGATCCGCGTAACCCAGCGACCATTGCAGATAATGTTGGCGATAACGTCGGTGACGTTGCCGGTATGGGTGCTGACCTTTTTGGAAGTTATGTGGCTACAGTTCTTGCGGCTATGGTTCTCGGAAATTATGTGATCAAAGACATGTCTTCTGTCACGCAGTTTACAGATTTGTTTAATAATATGGGCCTGATTTTATTGCCCCTCGTTATTGCGGGTGTTGGTGTTTTGGCTTCTATTATAGGAACATTCTTTGTCAGAATTAGCAGTAATGATGCGCGTGAGAAGCAAGTGCAACGCTCTCTCGATATTGGTAACTGGTTTGCTATCGGATTGACATTAGTTGCCAGTTGGTTCTTGATCCAATGGATGTTGCCAGAGACCATCGATATGAATTTCTTTGGCGAAGGCTCAAAAGCAATACCATCTCGACATGTGTTTTATGCTTGTATGATTGGTTTAGCCGTTGGTGCTTTAATTTCTTTTGTTACGGCACACTACACAAGCTTGGGTAAAAAACCCGTTTTAGATATTGTCAAAAATTCATCAACAGGTCTTGCAACCAATATCATTGCAGGTTTAGCCGTTGGAATGAAATCTACCTTTTGGTCTGTTTTGCTTTTTGCAGTGACTATTTACGGTTCTTATGCACTTGCAGGATTCTACGGTGTGGCACTTGCCGCTTCAGCTATGATGGACACAACCGCTATGCAACTAGCTATTGATGCTTTCGGTCCTATTGCCGATAATGCTGGTGGGGTTGCCGAAATGAGCGAACTTGATGATATCGTTCGTGAACGCACAGATATTTTAGACTCTGTGGGAAATACAACAGTCGCCGTAGGAAAAGGTTTTGCCATTGCATCTCTTGCTTTAACAGCCTTAGCTTTATTTGCGACTTATGTCACTTTTACAGGTATTGACGGTATCAATATTTTTAAAGCCGATGTCCTTGCCATGCTGTTTGTCGGTGGAATGGTACCTGTTGTGTTTTCTGCTCTCGCTATGAAATCGGTTGGTAAAGCTGCTATGGAAATGGTAAAAGAAGTTCGACGTCAATTTAAAGAAATTCCAGGCATTATGGAAGGTAAAGCCAAGCCAGAATATGCCAAGTGTGTTGATATTTCAACCAAAGCGACCTTAAAAGAAATGGTCTTGCCAGGCTTATTAACCATCATTTCGCCAATCATCATCGGTTTTCTGTTCGGTGCTGAACCGCTCGGAGGCTATATGGCTGGCGTTTGTGTATCAGGTGTGATGTGGGCTATTTTCCAAAACAATGCTGGTGGTGCTTGGGACAATGCTAAAAAATCTTTTGAAGCCGGTGTAGAAATCGACGGAAAAATGACTTACAAAGGTAGCGACGCTCACAAAGCCGCGGTTCTTGGCGATACGGTTGGGGATCCATTCAAAGATACTTCAGGTACATCAATGAACATCCTCATCAAACTCACTTGCCTCATCGGTTTAGTTATGGCACCACTCTTAAGTGAAACTGATCATAAACAAGTGAACACTGTGGGAAGCGATGAACAAACTGATAAAAAAGAAGTCGTTTTAACCAAAGACGAAGTCACAGCCAAAGTCATTCTCAAGTAA
- a CDS encoding M1 family metallopeptidase encodes MKNLILISFLATINITLAQNTNSYWQQHVDYTMEIDMDVKTHQYQGKQELIYTNNSPDTLQKVFYHLYFNAFQPGSEMDVRSRTIKDPDKRVGDRISKLKDDEIGYINVNSLKQNGKPLDYKVEGTILEVQLDQPILPGQSTTFNMQFDAQVPLQIRRSGRDNKEGIAYSMTQWYPKIAEYDFEGWHADPYIAREFHGVWGNFDVKITIDKNYILGGSGYLQNPNKIGYGYEDKGVKVKHKGKTLTWHFVAPKVHDFTWVADTDYIHDKLTTSDGTVLHFLYQDDDEIKNNWKKFQPKAEELFTYYNENIGPYPYDQYSIIQGGDGGMEYAMCTLILGERSFESLVGVTAHEMAHSWFQHVLATNRSQNEWMDEGFTTYISTLAENEIMNQGKDHPFAGAYQGYFQLANSGIEQPQTTHADRYAFNVAYGLSAYSKGAVFLNQLGYIIGEKNLKQTLKRYYDEWKFKHPTPNDFIRIAEKVSGAELSWYLHDWTMTTNTVDYAIKNIEVADNATIVTIERIGLTPMPIEVEVTYDTGETEMYYIPLRIMRWEKPNFKNTADDWAWAYPTYNLEIPIGQYAIKSIEIDPSQKMADVNRDNNVIEK; translated from the coding sequence ATGAAAAATTTAATATTAATATCATTTTTAGCAACGATAAATATAACCTTAGCCCAAAATACCAATTCGTATTGGCAACAACATGTTGATTATACTATGGAAATTGATATGGATGTCAAAACACATCAATATCAAGGCAAGCAAGAATTGATTTATACTAACAACTCTCCGGATACGCTTCAAAAGGTGTTTTATCACTTGTATTTCAACGCCTTTCAACCTGGAAGTGAAATGGATGTGCGGTCAAGAACTATCAAAGATCCAGACAAAAGAGTAGGCGATAGAATTTCTAAATTAAAGGATGATGAAATCGGTTATATCAATGTCAATAGTTTAAAACAAAACGGTAAACCATTAGATTACAAAGTTGAAGGCACAATATTAGAAGTTCAACTTGACCAGCCTATTTTACCAGGTCAAAGCACAACATTTAATATGCAATTTGACGCTCAAGTTCCGTTGCAAATCAGACGATCAGGTCGCGACAACAAAGAAGGCATTGCCTATTCTATGACGCAATGGTATCCAAAAATAGCAGAATATGATTTTGAAGGTTGGCATGCCGATCCCTATATAGCAAGAGAGTTTCACGGCGTTTGGGGCAATTTTGATGTAAAAATAACTATCGATAAAAACTATATTCTCGGCGGTTCAGGATATCTTCAAAACCCCAACAAAATCGGTTATGGTTATGAAGACAAAGGTGTAAAAGTAAAACACAAAGGCAAAACCCTTACTTGGCATTTTGTGGCACCAAAAGTTCACGATTTTACATGGGTAGCAGACACTGACTACATTCATGATAAATTGACGACTTCTGATGGTACGGTTCTTCATTTTTTGTATCAAGATGATGATGAAATCAAAAACAATTGGAAAAAATTTCAACCCAAAGCGGAAGAATTATTTACCTATTATAACGAAAATATCGGCCCATATCCATATGACCAGTATTCTATTATACAAGGAGGTGACGGCGGTATGGAATATGCCATGTGTACATTAATTCTTGGTGAGCGGTCTTTTGAAAGTTTAGTTGGTGTTACAGCACATGAGATGGCACATTCATGGTTTCAACACGTATTGGCAACAAACAGATCTCAAAATGAATGGATGGATGAAGGTTTTACGACCTATATTTCAACTTTAGCTGAAAACGAGATTATGAACCAAGGAAAAGACCATCCATTTGCTGGTGCATATCAAGGTTATTTTCAATTGGCAAATTCTGGAATTGAGCAACCACAAACAACTCATGCCGATCGCTATGCCTTCAATGTCGCTTACGGACTTTCGGCTTATTCCAAAGGTGCAGTGTTTTTAAATCAACTTGGGTATATCATAGGAGAAAAAAATCTTAAACAAACCCTCAAAAGATATTATGACGAGTGGAAATTTAAACATCCAACACCAAATGATTTTATTAGAATAGCCGAAAAAGTATCTGGTGCAGAATTAAGTTGGTATTTGCATGATTGGACGATGACAACTAACACCGTTGATTATGCCATAAAAAATATTGAAGTTGCAGACAACGCAACCATTGTTACTATAGAGCGAATTGGGTTGACACCAATGCCTATTGAAGTTGAAGTCACTTACGACACGGGTGAAACCGAAATGTATTACATTCCTTTGCGTATAATGCGTTGGGAAAAACCTAACTTTAAAAATACCGCCGATGATTGGGCATGGGCTTACCCAACTTACAATTTAGAAATTCCAATTGGACAATATGCCATAAAATCCATAGAAATTGATCCCAGTCAAAAAATGGCAGATGTTAATAGAGATAATAATGTTATAGAAAAATAG
- the dprA gene encoding DNA-processing protein DprA, with protein sequence MSHQEKIYLLALHRLSYIGDTTAKKLIEILGSAEAIFKEKSQNLQKINGLGTKRIQTIKKDLDLDGAENELKFIEDNDIDFLYFKDKTYPINLKHCIDGPLVLFQKGNIDLQNKRIISIVGTRNITSHGIQFTEQLISDLAVFDPVIVSGFAYGTDITAQKVALHHNLQTIGCFGHGMNQVYPKAHQKYVHDIMKHGGFFTDFCSDDKFDRNNFLKRNRIIAGLSEATIVIESLAKGGSLVTAEMANGYNREVFALPGRYSDKMSIGCNNLIKKQQAMMLTCLADLAYILNWDVDQKPKPAHQTQLFVDLNEEEKIVVESLKSLQKTEIDPLALSCQIPTSKLSTILLNLELKGLVRPLPGKQFELI encoded by the coding sequence ATGTCTCATCAAGAAAAAATATACCTTTTAGCACTTCACAGATTATCGTATATCGGTGATACAACAGCCAAAAAATTAATAGAAATTCTAGGTTCGGCTGAAGCCATTTTTAAAGAAAAGTCGCAAAACCTTCAAAAAATAAACGGACTTGGCACTAAAAGAATACAAACCATAAAAAAAGACTTAGATTTAGATGGTGCTGAAAACGAATTAAAATTTATTGAAGACAACGATATTGATTTTCTATATTTTAAAGACAAAACTTATCCCATAAATTTAAAACACTGTATAGACGGTCCACTCGTCTTATTTCAAAAAGGCAACATCGATTTGCAAAACAAACGAATCATCAGTATTGTTGGCACAAGAAATATCACTTCACACGGCATACAATTTACAGAACAATTGATTTCTGATTTGGCGGTGTTTGACCCTGTTATTGTTTCTGGTTTTGCTTATGGCACCGATATAACCGCTCAAAAAGTCGCACTACATCACAACTTACAAACCATTGGTTGTTTTGGTCATGGAATGAATCAAGTTTACCCCAAAGCACATCAAAAATACGTCCATGATATCATGAAACACGGTGGGTTTTTTACAGATTTTTGTAGTGATGATAAGTTTGACCGCAATAATTTTTTAAAACGCAACCGTATTATTGCTGGACTGAGCGAAGCCACAATCGTTATAGAAAGTCTTGCAAAAGGCGGTTCGTTGGTTACTGCCGAAATGGCAAATGGCTATAATCGCGAAGTTTTTGCATTGCCAGGTAGATACAGTGACAAAATGAGTATTGGGTGCAACAACCTCATCAAAAAACAACAAGCTATGATGCTGACCTGTCTTGCAGATTTGGCTTATATACTCAATTGGGATGTTGACCAAAAACCAAAACCAGCTCATCAAACCCAACTTTTTGTAGATTTGAATGAAGAAGAAAAAATTGTTGTTGAAAGCTTAAAATCCCTTCAAAAAACCGAAATTGACCCTTTAGCGTTGTCTTGCCAAATTCCAACATCAAAATTATCTACCATTCTTCTGAATCTTGAATTGAAAGGCTTAGTAAGACCTTTACCGGGAAAACAATTTGAGTTGATTTAA
- a CDS encoding glycosyltransferase family 9 protein, translating to MSSHSKHILTIRLSAMGDVAMTVPVINTLLKTHKDLKLTVLTKPQFKVLFDFIPRVNVVCAEVKTKHKGLNGLYRLSRELKSLNLSEVADLHDVLRSKILDLFLFFQGLKIKKINKGRAEKKALVRPKRKIYKPLKTSVERYADVYKKLGYNIDINHLKLLKQQDLDASIREDLNFNPSKKQLGIAPFAAHNGKVYPSDLMEEVIKNLAQNTSLNIYLFGGGKLETSRLQQWAKPYNNVYSIAGRYNFKTELCLISNLDAMLSMDSGNAHLAAMFGVKVFTIWGQTHPYAGFAPIGQTQNEQILPDRTQFPLLPTSIYGNKKIEGYQNVMRSIEPQEVITKVSKYLLS from the coding sequence ATGTCCAGTCACAGCAAGCATATCCTTACCATCAGACTTTCTGCCATGGGAGATGTTGCAATGACTGTTCCTGTGATTAATACTCTACTCAAAACACATAAAGATTTAAAACTTACGGTGCTTACCAAACCGCAGTTCAAAGTTTTATTTGATTTTATACCACGTGTCAATGTGGTTTGTGCCGAAGTAAAAACCAAGCACAAAGGCTTGAACGGACTTTACAGGTTAAGCCGAGAATTAAAATCGCTCAACTTATCAGAAGTCGCAGATTTACATGATGTTTTACGTTCTAAAATATTAGACTTATTTTTATTTTTTCAAGGACTTAAAATTAAGAAAATCAACAAAGGACGAGCAGAAAAAAAAGCCTTAGTCAGACCAAAACGAAAAATATATAAACCTCTCAAAACCTCAGTAGAACGTTATGCTGATGTTTATAAAAAACTTGGTTACAACATTGATATCAACCATTTAAAGCTTTTAAAACAACAAGATTTAGACGCTTCAATAAGAGAAGATTTAAACTTTAATCCATCAAAAAAACAACTCGGTATTGCTCCTTTTGCAGCACATAACGGAAAAGTCTATCCTTCAGATTTGATGGAAGAAGTCATTAAAAACTTGGCTCAAAATACATCTTTAAATATTTATTTGTTTGGCGGTGGTAAATTAGAAACATCTCGTTTACAACAATGGGCAAAACCCTACAACAATGTATATTCTATAGCTGGGCGATACAATTTCAAAACCGAGCTTTGCTTAATTTCCAACCTTGATGCTATGCTCTCAATGGACAGCGGAAACGCTCACCTTGCCGCTATGTTTGGCGTAAAGGTTTTTACCATTTGGGGTCAAACACATCCTTATGCAGGGTTTGCACCTATAGGTCAAACACAAAATGAACAAATACTACCCGACAGAACTCAGTTTCCATTATTACCAACTTCAATTTATGGTAATAAAAAAATCGAGGGCTATCAAAACGTGATGCGAAGTATAGAACCACAAGAGGTAATTACTAAAGTATCAAAATATTTATTAAGTTAA
- a CDS encoding MBL fold metallo-hydrolase, whose amino-acid sequence MKLYSIETGNFKLDGGAMFGVVPKTLWSKTNPADNNNMIDIAATSLLIEDGDKLIIIDTGLGNKQSEKFFSYYHRWGDDNIDKSLKQYGFHRDDITDVFMTHLHFDHCGGSIQWNKDRTGYEPAFKNAKFWTNQEHWDWATNPNDREKASFLKENLLPMQESGQLCFLERQHQREFYKELNFEVLFVDGHTDKQMIPIIKHQNKTLVFATDLLPTAGHVPLPYVMGYDTRPLLTLKEKKVFLNEVADENYYLFLEHDAHNEIINLKHTEKGVRHDQSLTFNELFN is encoded by the coding sequence ATGAAATTATATTCTATAGAAACAGGAAATTTTAAATTAGACGGTGGTGCTATGTTTGGTGTCGTACCAAAAACGCTTTGGTCAAAAACCAATCCTGCCGATAATAATAATATGATTGATATTGCCGCGACGAGTTTACTTATTGAAGATGGCGACAAGCTCATTATTATCGATACCGGATTAGGCAATAAACAAAGCGAAAAGTTTTTTAGCTACTATCATCGTTGGGGTGATGACAACATAGATAAATCCCTAAAACAATACGGATTTCATCGTGATGACATTACTGATGTTTTTATGACGCATCTACATTTTGACCATTGCGGAGGAAGTATTCAGTGGAATAAAGACCGAACCGGTTATGAACCCGCTTTTAAAAATGCTAAATTTTGGACCAATCAAGAACATTGGGATTGGGCAACAAACCCCAACGATAGAGAGAAAGCTTCTTTTTTAAAAGAAAATTTGTTGCCTATGCAGGAGTCAGGTCAGCTTTGTTTTTTAGAGCGTCAACATCAAAGAGAATTTTATAAGGAATTGAATTTTGAAGTTTTGTTTGTTGACGGACACACCGACAAACAAATGATTCCTATAATCAAGCATCAAAACAAAACCTTAGTATTTGCGACCGATTTATTACCAACAGCAGGTCACGTGCCTTTGCCTTATGTTATGGGATATGATACAAGACCCTTGTTGACTTTAAAAGAAAAAAAAGTTTTTTTAAACGAAGTTGCTGATGAAAATTATTATCTATTTTTAGAACACGATGCACACAATGAAATTATTAATCTTAAACATACCGAAAAAGGTGTGAGACATGATCAATCCTTAACTTTTAACGAATTATTTAATTAA